In Heteronotia binoei isolate CCM8104 ecotype False Entrance Well chromosome 5, APGP_CSIRO_Hbin_v1, whole genome shotgun sequence, the DNA window acatttgggggtggggcggggagcATGTGTAGGATTGAGCTTCATGGAGCTTCCTGCATATTATTAAGATAGATTGATTCTTCAGTAACTTTAGTTTTTGTCTCTTAGCTATCCATGTGTTAATCCATCCTGTCCATTTCAACAATGTGCAAAATCTTAATAAACTGTTCCTTCACTGTTGGAGGGCTCGACTGACAACCATAAGGCACAGCAATTACTTCCATAGAACAAGTtcataaaataaagaggatgagaaatcaaatgaagtaaataaataagaacatctCCTTCAAACCAAGATCAGTACTGCTCTCTACTGTGTAATGGGGGCATAACATAAATATTACTGTGTTTCTGGAGTTTTAAACGAAAGCAATAGCACCTTATCTGAATTTATTTTTCATGTGGCTGCATTTGGTGGCAAGTACTCCCCTGAAGAATGGCTATATAGCTTGAAACATGATGAGCCATCTATTATTCTCAACGCAATGTAAAGGCTTCTTCACATCATATTGTAGCACACATAAACTGTGGCTCATGTGCCCCTAAACCCAATTCTCTAAGAAACACATGGAGGAATCCTGGTAAatagaataagaaaaaaaaataatgtttattaatAAGCATGGGAAAGTGTCTGAATACAGAGAGTTAAGACCCCCTGAGTCAAAGTGATCTCTGAGGTTTACAATGCTTGACCTAAGGTTTTATTCATAAGCAGAAAATTTTAATAAACTAACCATCATTGGCTTGACCAGGTAATGTCCATTTGAGTTAGCAGTATTTCATTAGAGAATGCAATTGTTAGGTAGATTCTTTCCAGATCAATATCTTGTTTCTATCACAAAGAACACCCTATTCTTCCCAGACTCATTTTAACACCattacaacaacaataatataataaaataatatctaTTTGTTCTCTGCCCTTGAATTCCTTAACTGGTTCATTTTAcatcatgctacaaaaaaaattgaaatacatGACTTATTTTTCAAGATTGGTCCTCTATATGTCAGAATGCATTAAGCTGTCACCTGAGGGATGAAAAGCCAGGTGTATGTTGAATTCTGGTAGTGAATTTGCAGGAgaattaaaaaaaggtaaaaggtaaaggtagtcccctgtgccagcaccagtcatttccgactctggggtgatgtcacatcacaacattttcatgacagactttttaccgggtggtttgccattgccttccccagtcacctacactttacccccaacaagccgggtactcattttacagaccttggaagaatggaaggctgagtcaaccttgagccggctacctgaagcaaacttccaccaggatcaaactcaggtcgtgagcagagcttgggctgcagtactgaaTTTCATTAAATTACACTTAATTAAACTGACTATCTTATGCAGTTATAAAATTGTGTAGCTATGCAGTTTTAGATAAACTTGAAAAAGTATTAGTTGCATCTTAGCAGGAGTATGCAATGTAAACTTTACGTTCTTACAAACCTATTATTTCTATTTGCAGTTGTTAAACGAAAATGTTGCAGAAGCTGTGTGTGTGCCACAATATTACAAATAATATTTTATAGTGACATAATGTTCTGCAGTATGGAATAGTAAATCAAGCTGATGTTGTCCAGTCAGTGATATTTACATTTAGCCCATTGAACCCCAGAACAAATTAATGACTTCACTGTGTTCACTTGCATAAATCACTAATTTTTTTCAAGGTTGCATCAAACTTATTTTTCCTTATTTGCCTCTGAAAAATCTTTTCTCTTCAGCCATGCTAAATATTCAAACAGAGAACCACAAGGAAACTGTCTGACACATGCAGTTTTATGCCATTATTGCATCGGCATGTTGGAATACATGTACACTGTTACAGCTTTAACAGCTTTAACTTCTTTCACCCTTTTCCATTTATTCCTTCATAACCTTTTGAGAGCTTGGCCTATTTTGCACGATACGTGACAAATCAGaatgcttctttttaaaaaatctgcttgTTACTAATACGTCTTTTTCTCTAGAAACAGTAACgtaaacatttcattttttttcctctgcGCAAATCGCCCAGTGAATGCGCGATGTCCGAAACGCATGCGTGCGGCTGCCTCTGTCGAGCTCGCGTTCGCTCTCCCTTGTGACACAAAACAGCAGGACCAGAGATGAGATAGAGccaagtgggcagtcgtgttaGTCTGAAtcacttgaacaaagcaggagtttcGTGTGTTTCTTGGTTTGTTTTAAAgatgaacttgactcctgctttgttcaagagATGAGCTAGGCGAGAGAATAGCAAATCAACCCTGATTGACGGCAGAAGCAACCAATCAAAATGTAAAAAAAGCTCTTGGTGTTTCCTTCTGGTAATATTCCCTGCCACTTCTTCCGCTTTGCACTCTATGATCCCACTGTGTGAACCAATAGGGAGGCGAGGAAGACGCCGGAAGTAGTTTTATGTTTCGAGACGGAGAACGGAGGAACAGAGGGAAGAGTGGGACGTTGAGTGGGAGACTCAGGTGAGGGCGTTTGTCGGTTTTATTTTTTGAGTTTGTCCCCTTTTGCGTAGGTCTTTAGTCATAGGCTTTTCTCCTACATTTCTGGTTTGGCGATTTTTTAATGGTAGTTCTGGAAGAGTAGCCGTGGAGTCTTATGGAACCTTAAATGCTAGCCAGGTTCTATTCCAACATAAGCGTTCATGGGTAAGAGCCTGCTTTGTATGCGAAAAGTGGATTCTCCCTGTGCAGCCGATTTATGTATATGTAACTGAATCAATAAATGGAAGAAAAACAGTCAAGGAGCCATGAAATGCCGGAAGTTCAGAGTAATATTCAGTTGTGTGAAATTTGAATCTATTGCCCCCATATAGAGACCATTCACTAGCTATGCTAAACTAGTTAACGCTTGTAATGGGTGGGGAATACTCCCAGCTTTTGTTAAGAAATTAACACCTCTGTTTTACACTTTGCATGTTTTCAGTCCTGTAGGAATGCTTaagtaacatatgaacatatgaagctgccttatattgaatcagaccctcgatccatcaaagtcaaaattgtctactcagactggcagcggctctccagggtctcaagctgaggtttttcatgcctattttcctggaccctttttagttggagatgccggggattgaacttgggaccttctgcttaccaagcagatgctctaccactgagccaccgtccctccccaattgtgGGGTGGAGGGTAGTTTGTGGGATGGTTATAAATCAAtggaaataaatagataaataaatagtttGTATTTCAATTAATATTGTTATGCCACATTTTATATTTTCTAtatgaaaccagagagctcacgggtaagagtaaggtatataggagaacactctgtgagagctttaactaatatatattgaaaacaatattttaaacaatatattaaaccacagtattttccacattaatttgaaattatttcagtccattttacaatatacaatgtttttcttcgtttgtaggacttcctgaagtccaacttaCCAGTGCAGGTGTGATtgtagttcccaaactggtgtgactgatgtagccaatcctcccaagaggttacagggctcttattacaggggctattgtaagctcttgggggattggctacatcaggggtatgtggcctaaaatgcagaggagttcctgctaaaaaaagccctgattttcagCGTCCTTgatgaaagaaaaacaaactcAATCTACTTCCATGATTCCAGGTTCAGTAGATCTAGGATGtactagagcagaggtggctaaacttgcttaacataagagctacatagaataaatgtcagatgtttgagagctgcaaatatgaatatcagatgtttaagagccacaagacaggaaggaagggaggaagataggtgagggagggaggtggaagtgaaaagaaaacaaatttaattttaaatgcattctccaagccagtctccagggtggtggtggctttgagagccacacaatatgtgtgaaagagctacatgtggatcccaagccacagtttggccaaccctgtacTAGACAAATGTAGTGGACCCTGCTTATACAGTTCCCTTTGGAAGGAGATTAAAGCCAGTGTGAAAAGTAAAATATGAATCAGCATATTTTTTCTGCTCTTTACTCCTTCTATTCTTTCTCTGTTCCCTTTCAAAGTATTCTTTGGCTTTCTCCTTAAGTGTTCTTCTAGTAATCTGTTCATACCCATATTGCCTGTTGATATCAAAATATCCTGTGTATCCACATTCAGTCCCAAATGGAACAACTTGAAGACTTCAATTATTTGGAAACCTATGTAAGACTTTCCCCTTAGGTCTGACATTTATTTTTTACTGTATGCCCAGCTATGCAGAAAACAGGTTTCATTgtaaaatccataaaaacacagcCGTAAACATAAAATTCCATGAAAACACAAACATAGATTTAATCCAGCAGAGCACAGCTTTCCCCAAAATTCAAAATGAATTTCAAAGCAGATAGAACTTAGCCAGGAAGAGCTCAGAGAAAGAAAACAGACTTGTGGCGTTTGAGGACCCTTGCCTGAGGCCCAGACTAGATTTTATCGTGACCATGTATCTATGGCTGCCAGTGCCATTttagagaggagaagaagagattggatttataccctgcccttcacatgGAATCTCAAGCAATAGAAAGAACTTCATGCACTTTTATATTTTAAAGGATACGTACAGAATACATCCTGATGCAAAATGATAAATGAGATTTGTATTTTCTACAAGTATCACTGAGAGATATTGAAATAAAATAATCAAAAGTACTAATTGCTacaatgaaatttctgagttCCTTGGTGACCTGGGATTTGTTGAGCCTGTGTTAGTCATTGTGCTACATAGATGATCTGAAAGGAAATTAAATTCTCCTCTGTTTCCCAGATTTTCCCTGCCTAATCATTAATCTGAATATATGGGTCTTGTTTTGGGAGGAAAGCAGATTATTGTGTGTTAAATAACTAAGTGGTAATATTAGTTTATATGGGCTGTAcactaaatttttatttatttattcagttagTACTTTTAATCTGCCACAATGGGTGAACCTCAGCAAGTGAgtgccctccctcctcctccgaTGCAGTATATTAAAGAATATACAGATGAAAATATTCGGAAAGCTGCGGCCCCTAAGCCTCCTCCACCTATTAAAGATAGCTATATGATGTTTGGAAACCAGTTCCAGTGTGATGACCTCATTATACGACCTTTGGAAAGCCAAGGCATTGACCGTTTGCATCCCATGCAGTTTGACCATAAGAAAGAACTGAGGAAACTCAACATGTCTATCTTGGTCAATTTCTTGGACCTCTTGGATATATTGATAAGGAGCCCTGGCAACATAAAACGGGAGGAGAAGCTGGAAGACTTAAAATTGTTGTTTGTTCATGTACATCATCTGATAAATGAATATCGGCCCCACCAAGCCAGAGAGACATTGAGGGTCATGATGGAGGTGCAGAAACGTCAGCGTCTGGAGACAGCTGAGAGATTCCAGAAGCATTTAGAGCGTGTTGGTGAAATGATACAGAATTGCCTGACCTCTTTGCCTGATGATTTGCCGCATTCAGATGGAGGAATGAGGGTAAAAACTGAACCCATGGACATAGAGGACAACAACAATTGCATTGGGCAGAAGGAGCAGCAGAGAGCAAGTTCTAGCATCAAGAAGGATCAGGTTTTGGATAAAGATGCTTCCATGTGCATTATTATTGATGAATTGACATGAAAAGAGGGCTTTTGTGTCAGCATAGTAAGACCTTGTGAATAAGACTGAAGCTGATGCTAAAGAATTAGATACACTTTTTTTCTTCTATACTGCCTTTATATAGCAATAAACAATCATGGAACATAGTCTGTAAGAGACAATAAACCAAATGATGTATTTATTTAGCTTTTCAGTGTGTActttgtgttttttaaatttgtttttaaaggaaAGAAGTATAATAGCTTATTGTTctgctggggcggggggaatTAGTC includes these proteins:
- the MED7 gene encoding mediator of RNA polymerase II transcription subunit 7, with protein sequence MGEPQQVSALPPPPMQYIKEYTDENIRKAAAPKPPPPIKDSYMMFGNQFQCDDLIIRPLESQGIDRLHPMQFDHKKELRKLNMSILVNFLDLLDILIRSPGNIKREEKLEDLKLLFVHVHHLINEYRPHQARETLRVMMEVQKRQRLETAERFQKHLERVGEMIQNCLTSLPDDLPHSDGGMRVKTEPMDIEDNNNCIGQKEQQRASSSIKKDQVLDKDASMCIIIDELT